DNA sequence from the Nicotiana tomentosiformis chromosome 3, ASM39032v3, whole genome shotgun sequence genome:
aagggttccactattccgagttCAAATAAAACTGACTTAAATTTAGCTCAAAGATCCGCCATAAAACCTTAAGGGATATGTTACTGTAAGTTCGAAAATTACCCATTATTtgataaaaaacctaagggtttgttctattCTAAGTTTGAAACTTACTCGAACTTAGTTATAAAAACAGTgcagtcatggcatcgatcaagccatccgaaatctcgaacatattattgagctcggggactcACCCTTGCAtgtctaaaaaacctaagggtttgtttTAAGTTCGAGCTAGTGTTCACTCGATTACAAAGGATGcaacaacaaaattttcacaaggcaaaggcacaAAACATGTTTGAACATAAAACTGAGAAGACATTCAAAAGACatttttctattatatattgGTAAAAAAGGTTATGTAGAAGAGACTGATCAAGGTCTTACAAAAAGAGAAACTAAGTCCTAACTACGATCGGTTTTGACCTCTTCTCCGGGAGCAACTtctccttcaggcccctcatcGGATCCGCCTCGACTGCTTTCTTCATCTTCGTCTTCGTCATCGAAGGAGGCAAGCTGCCTGGTTTCAGCTTCAAGCACCTTGGCTCGGGCTATCTCCTCAgagaggtcaaaacctcgagcatggatttcctcgagggtttccctccagGATTGACACTTTGTCGAGTCAATGATCCATCGCTCTCGTCAGAAGCTTCCTTTAGCTGCATTTGAACAGCCTCAGCATCGGCCCAATACATGGaaatggacttgtccgccatgacctTTGTCTTTTCGATCTCTGCCTTGGCCTCAACAAGCccggtttcaagctcctcgatcctcttgtcTTGGGCCGAACTTTTCTCTTTGATGACCCGAAGTTGAACCTCGGCTGAAGACAGTTTGGCCAAGGTAGTTTCTTTTTCCGCAGTCAGGAGGTCCATATTCTCTTTCCACCGATCATAATCGGCCTTGACCTGATCGACTTCTCCCCGAAGCAGCTCAATCCTTTtgaccttttgctgcagctgagatagtGAAGTATTAGCCTCCACAGTTGGGTCGAGTCCATACTCTATCAAAAGTATGGTTACCTGCTTATCTAGCTCGGCCTCTTTCTcacgagccttggccaaatccgcttgaaggtCCTTTATAGTTTCGTCCTTTTGGCCACAAAGAAGCTTCAGAGCGTTCCTCTCCTTTGAGACCCTTTGGAGCTCGGTTTCACACTAGCTAAGGTCAGCTCGAAACTTGGCGAAGGcatgtaaaaaaataaataaaggaaaacacaagtcagatttagagaaaaaagagtaaagaaaagaagTGCAGTAACTGATTCTTACCCAAGATAAgagacgttgggcctcttctaaaagAATAGAAGCGTCACTGATatcagaggcatcatcgactccggtaaagcaatcccgaaagggatcccctaAACTAAAGCCTCCGCCTATATCAggggtcttcaactctcgagcctCCCTTAGTGCCTCCTCATAAAAAGTCAGAAGAGAAGGCACGTGACCTGCCGTTATGGTCCCGAGCAAGTCGCTCGGGAAGCTCTGATCGAACTTCGGGGTCTCAGAACTGGCCCCGCCCGGTGTTGTTGCAGATGGCCGAGAAACAATCTATACCTCTAATGATTCGGGATCCTCACCCGATTTCTTTTTTGAAGCCTCCTCGACACGAGGCTTGATTTTAGCAGCCACCATCGGCTCAGAAGGTTTGGTGACCTCGACGGCTTTCCTAGGTCGGACAGTCAGTGCCGAGGCATTTtccttttcttcctcttcttcatctcTCAGTTCTTAGACCGAGTCCATCGTGAGAGCAATtactttcctcctcacccttcgagatTTGGGCTTTGTGTCCTCGGATTACGAGGCACTCTTCCACTTCTTGTCTTTCCCTGGCTTCAGAATCGGGGATTTGGTTTCTTCCTCGCCACTCGAgggcctcaaaatggcatccttggtcAGGCTTGCATGAAAGAAAATTAGTAATGAATGAAGTACAAAAATTGTTTCAGAACATGGAAAAAGAGATCTTTACTGTGGTTCTTGGCCTCACATctgccctttgacaaatcacgccatgcgcgttcggcataagtggaagttgaggctaacttccgaacccaatctttGAGGTCAGGCACCGCTTGAGGCATCCAAGGAATATTTGCATGTCGAAAGGGGATATTAGGCAAAGTCGAAGAAGGTACGAAGAACAAAGTTTAAAAGATCACTTACAGTCAAAGTTCCACtcctcagggaacgacatcttctcctccgggataatgtcacgggtcctcacccgtataaaatggctcatccaaccccgatccttgtcatcgtcaatgctcgagaacaAGGCCTTCGTTGTCCGGCGTTGGAacctgattagtcctcgatagATTCGAGGCCGGTACAACCGCATGAGGTGATTTAAAGTAAACTCCAGCCCCTCGGCCTTGCTAGAAAAGAAGCGCAACATtattactatgcgccatagagaaggatggatttggccgagggtgacctgatatatTTTACAAAGATCAATAATCACTGGGTCAAGGGGACcaaatgtgaaggggtaagtgtaaatacttaggaACTCCTCCACATAAGCGGTGATGCTCTCTTTGGGAGCAGGAATTTGCACCacgacctcgggaccccagttgcagtccgtCTTTATGGCCGCGAGGTGGCTCTTCGTTATctagcacatgtacatcgacacatgctcgcaTCGACCCGGGATCGATGAAGGGTTTTTGACCTGGAAGTCGGattttagagtacacgggccgggaacgTACTCGTGGGGAAGCGGCTCTACCGGTGCCTTGTCATCGGACAGCCGGGAAGAGGagcaagaagctttctccttctgcggtACGGTCTTTGAGATTTTTGCCATTGGTATAAGTAAAGAAGGGCGAAGGAAGATGAAAAACTAGTGGTCTTGGTGCTGACGAAGGTGGCTCTACAAACGACGAAAAGGAGGAGACGAAAAGAGTAAGAAGACTTAGAGGTTTGATTAGAgcaaaagtaaagtttgattcaatgaaggAGCGGGTATTTATAGGCTCACGGCGACGGTTCGGTAGCGCTAGTGGCCGATCGCTAACTGACAGGCATTAATGATTTGG
Encoded proteins:
- the LOC138908459 gene encoding uncharacterized protein; translation: MVAAKIKPRVEEASKKKSGEDPESLEALREARELKTPDIGGGFSLGDPFRDCFTGVDDASDISDASILLEEAQRLLSWCETELQRVSKERNALKLLCGQKDETIKDLQADLAKAREKEAELDKQVTILLIEYGLDPTVEANTSLSQLQQKVKRIELLRGEVDQVKADYDRWKENMDLLTAEKETTLAKLSSAEVQLRVIKEKSSAQDKRIEELETGLVEAKAEIEKTKVMADKSISMYWADAEAVQMQLKEASDESDGSLTRQSVNPGGKPSRKSMLEVLTSLRR